Within the Anaerobranca gottschalkii DSM 13577 genome, the region CTTTTGAAAGAGTATGTGTCATAAAACCAAGGGGGTAGTGTGTCTAAAATTAGAACAAAGGGGATGAACTGATGAGTAAGAAGAAAAAAGGTAACAAGAAAAAGAGTCCACAAAAAGTGAACTTAAAGAATTTTATAGAGTATGTTTGTTTGGGGTGCAAGATTGTAGAAAAAGTTCCCAAGGAAGTAGTGGAATACTTTGATATGATGGATGATGGAGATACATCAATACCACCTAGATTTAGCTGTGAGAGTTGTGGAGCAGAAATGTATCCCAAAGATTATATAGGAGTTCATGGAGAGCACTATAAAATATAAATGAATTTAAGTGCGCCGAATGGCGCTTTTTTTAAACAGTGTTATCTAATGATATCAACTTTAAATAGAGAAAAATATCCATGAAGGGAGAGAGAATTTTGAGACTAATTGTAGGCTTGGGTAATCCTGGTAATAAATATCAATTTAATAGACATAATATTGGTTTTATGGTGTTAGATAATTTAGGGAAAAAATTAAATGTTAAATTTAAGAAAGAGCCTAAATTCAATGGGGAAATGGCTGAAATAAAAGGGGGACAAAGTAAAACTATTTTATTAAAGCCTTTAACTTATATGAACTTAAGCGGGAACTCTGTAAAAGCAGTGGTGGATTACTACAAAATAAGTCTTGAAGACATAATAGTAGTTTATGATGATTTAGATTTAGAAACAGGGAAGTTTAGAATAAGATTAAAAGGCAGTGCTGGAGGACAAAAGGGGATGGCTTCAATAATCGAAAAACTGGGAAGTCAAGAAATTCCCCGGTTGAGAATGGGGATTTCTAAGCCGGAGTTTGAAAATATATCTGATTATGTTTTAAGTGATTTTCCTAAAGAACAGATCCCTTTAATATCAGAAGCCATTGACCTAGCTAGTGAAGCACTGGAACTGTTTATTAATGGTTCCACTTTGCAACAGATAATGAATAAATACAACAAAAAATAAATAAGTATTACTATAAAAATTTTAAAATAAAAGGAAAAATTTAAATTATAGCGAATATAGTATAGAAATAACCAAAAATAAAGGGGGGTTAAAGGTGCTAGTAAAAGATGTGATGACTAAAGAAGTTTATACTGTAAATCCTAAGGCTACCCTTAGAGATGTGGCTTATTTATTAGCAGTCCATGGGGTAGGTGGTTTCCCTGTGGTTGATGATAGAGGAACGCTAATAGGGATAATTACTGAAAAAGAGGTTTATAAACCGAAGGAACAAATCGATTTAGATAACGATCTTTTACTTGGCAGTTTATTAAATTTACGTAACCCTCAGCGTTTTATATCAGAACTAGCAGATAGTGCCGATGTACCAGTGGTATCTGTTATGGTATCTAATCCTATAACTATCCAGGAAAATGCTTCCATTAAAGAGGCTATGCAGGTTTTATATGAAAATAACATTGGTCGTTTACCAGTTATAAATGAAAATGGATATTTAGTGGGTATAATAACAAAAGGAGATTTATCTAGGGTAATAGAAAAATGAGGTGAGAAAAATTAATTTGCTTTTAATAGTAGGGATAATAACTATTTCTGCTTATATTCTAAATAATCTTCTTTATAAGTACTTACATGATTATTCTACATTAACTGCAGCTATCATCGAAGAAATATTGAAAACTTATGGTGGATACCTAATAGCTCAGATTCTATTAACCCATGTTATTTTTGGACTGGTAGAAGCAATTATTGATATTAAAAATAATGGGAAAAAAGGTATCTACCCTGCCATTTTTTCCTTACTTGGACATGCAGCCTTTGGTTATTTAACTTTAACAGTATTTAGATTAACAGAAAATCTTTTTTATAGTATTCTAACTGGAATATTTGCTCATATTATCTACAATTCTTTAGTTGTAGGAATTGTAAATAATCAAAGGGGAAGTAATAGGCCTTGAAAATAAATCAAGGTTTTTTAACTTTATAGCTAAGGAGAGTTAGTATATGAATTATACGGAACTTAAGAGTATACCTGAATTTAAAGAAATTGAAAATAATATTAAAAAAAAGAAAAGAACGTTGGTTTATGGGTTATCAGGTGGTCAAAAAAGTTTTTTAATTGCTAATTTAATTCAAAATACTGACATAAAAATATTATTCATAAATAATAATCATAGTAGTTCTGAAAAGGTAATGGATGAATTAAAAACATATTTAGGTGAAGATAAAGTAGGTCTATTTCCTTCTAATCCCCTTTTGCCTGGGGAAGTTGATTATAGAAGTAAAGATTTAGAGTTACAAAGGATAGAAACATTAAAAGGAATTATTGAGGGGAATTTAGGGGTAGTAGTAACTCAGATTCAAAACTTATTAGAAATATTACCTAGTAAAGAAATTTTGTTAGAAGCACAGTTTA harbors:
- the pth gene encoding aminoacyl-tRNA hydrolase; translation: MRLIVGLGNPGNKYQFNRHNIGFMVLDNLGKKLNVKFKKEPKFNGEMAEIKGGQSKTILLKPLTYMNLSGNSVKAVVDYYKISLEDIIVVYDDLDLETGKFRIRLKGSAGGQKGMASIIEKLGSQEIPRLRMGISKPEFENISDYVLSDFPKEQIPLISEAIDLASEALELFINGSTLQQIMNKYNKK
- a CDS encoding HPP family protein; its protein translation is MLVKDVMTKEVYTVNPKATLRDVAYLLAVHGVGGFPVVDDRGTLIGIITEKEVYKPKEQIDLDNDLLLGSLLNLRNPQRFISELADSADVPVVSVMVSNPITIQENASIKEAMQVLYENNIGRLPVINENGYLVGIITKGDLSRVIEK